The DNA region ATCGGGGGTTTGtgagttgttgaggaggtgtaTTAACCTTGGCTCGATCGTGGCCATCGTGAAGTAATGACCTCGTGGAAGAGGGCATTGGGAAATTTGGAAGAAGGCAAGGCGAACCCAGGGAATTCCAGAGAGAGATGATCGAGAGGATATGTCGCGAGCGAGGTAGGATGACGCGGACGGCGAGATGGACAGGACGAGGGTTCGTACGTGTGTGTAAAACCACGGCAGGACTGTGAGCGAGTGGGAATCCGCATCCGTGGGAATCTAGATTGTAGCTGGAGGTGTTGTCGCAGCGTGTGCAGCAGCTGTgcaggaaaaagaaagacaagCTGGAAAGCTCGCTGGCGGCGCCTAGCCCCCTAGGTTTTGGACGTGATGGAAATCGGGTTGTGATCTAGACCACGCGCGAGGATGAGACATTCCTGCAGCTCTGGTTAGCTTTCGGTTGTGGGTACCTCAGCACTGCTCAGCTCGGCCCTGCTTGGCACCCAGCCCGCCAGAGTGGGTTGGAGGGAAGCCTTCTAGCACGTAGCACTAAAGTAGTGCCCGGCGCCTTCAACGACAACGGGGTCTGCCACTTTCTGCCTTTGCCCGGCCGCGGAATATAGAATTCCAGAACACGTGGAGCTGGGTGTCACAGCACGCAGGGAAGCCTATCAGATAGCATGGAAGCTTCAGTCAAAAGCTGAAAAGACATGCCAGAGGCCCAATATTTCCATCACGGGAACGCGGGGGAGGGCAGCCTGCCGATGTGGGTGGCTGAGGTACCACCTTAGCAGTCAACATCTACCATCTGCCAGAGAGCCGATCACCAACCGCCACACCAGCCGTGTCCATCTCCGTCGATATCTCTTGGCCTCTCATTCCCCAGACAGGCATTTTGCCAAAGTTCCCGCTTTCCTGACCGACAGTTCATTCAGCTAGGGGGGCAGCAGGCAAACTTTCTTTTGGACGGCTTACCACTCCCCCGGGTTCCCAAACGAGTAAATGAAACCGGCCGACAACCCCATCTCCAATAGCACCCCCCTATTTTTCTTGCTCTTTTGATGTGACAAATCACTGGACCGCCAACATCCAATCGAGTGGCCTCTCAGCTTTGcattccccatcccccactCATTCTTGCGGGGGGCCACTTTGCGGACAAGAAAGCCAAGGCCTGCTAACAGTGCAGCCGCCGCTGTTTATGCCTCGTATGCCCTGGTCATGAAAACATCAGATCAGTCATCGGATCAGGTTCCTACCAACCCCATGACCGCCCCGAAAACCTGCATCGAAGCCTTCAAAGCCTCAGTCTTCTTTCCACTGTTAGCCACCTCGATCAACTCTTCCAAACCACAACATATGCCTGGCTTTGTAATCCATCTTCGATCCCCAGGAAATCGGGAGAAACCAATCCCCAAAACCCAGGACCCCCCAAGCCACACACCCATCAACCGAGCCGATATCCGTCGGTGTACACGCTGACACACCCGCAGTGAAATAACGCCACCACCATTAGTcgtccaacccaaccacgTGTGCCGTGTCCCATTTTCTaggaacaaaagaaaagagagggaaaaaaaaccTTTCAAAAGTGTTTCACAACAGTCGGCCATCAGCAGCCAGTGTGGGGATCATGACCATGTCATTGGCTGGAAGATGCCGTCGAATGTCTTTCAAGTTTTCTGTTCACCGAGAGAAGAGTGGAGCACGACATGAACACCTTTTTATGTGATGCAGCAACATGTACGGCATGAGAGGGAGGGCAGGTCATGttatgatgatgggggtcGTAGATGGGAATATGCCTAGTTCGCGAACCTCATCATTCTTCCAGAGGCCTAGAAAGTGATACCACCTAGGTATCCCTTGCTTCGTTCTTTTGGCTGGGTGACAAACCTGGATCTTGGAGAGGAAATCAATCAATTCTGGTATACAATCAGCCTTCGTGGAAGGTTTTGAGCAAATGTAGACATTCCGATGCATTGACACAACCAAAACGGCAAAGttaacaaccacagcaaaaaAAGGGGTTGAACAACCTCAATCTAATCAACTGATACTATTCTACCCCTTGAACATCCGCAACCACTCACCCCAAAGCCCACATAGATACAACGTGGAGTGAACGAAAAAACATTATATTCATGCAAGCTACCGttcaacaaaagaaaccccCCCATTTCACCCCTTAGAAAGCCAAGACaagggcagcagcaataacacctcccaaaacaaccccattcctccccgccccagcagTCACGGGCTGCTGCGTAGCTGAAGCAATAGGCTTGACATACCCACTGCTGTAAGGGAATCCACCCGAGGGCGTAGGCTTGACAACAACTCCCtcgtcaccaccggcagGCTTGGAAGTAGCAGTGACATCAGGCTTGGGCACGGTGATGATAGTAGTCAACTGCTGGACGAAGGTCGTGGTGGAGGTCgtcgtctcctcctcagcagggaCATCAGTAATAACCTTGATTGCTGGCTTGGAGCTAGTCTCCACGCCTGGAACAGCGGGGACAGGAGTGGAAGTGGCCTCCGCCTCGGAGATAGGGCAGACAGTTGTTCCGATTGGGACGACGACAGTGGTGGTGCTACCCGCCGGGCAGTTCGTCACGGTGGGAGCACAcgaggtgagggtgagggtcTTGGTGGAGTAGATGGTTGAGGTGGTATAACCCGCGggcagggaggaggaagaggtgatgACGGGAGCGTCGGTCGTGGTGACGGGGCAGACGGTGGTGCCGATGGCGATGGTCTTGGTCACGACGCGGCCGGGGCAGGAGGTGACAGAGGGCTCGCACGAGGTCacggtgaaggtggtggtggagtagatggtggaggtggtgaagctcTCCGAGGGTGTGATGACGGGGCCGTCAGTGGTGGTCTCGCTGGCGGGAAGAGTCTCTGTCTCGCTAGCAATAACAGACCCGGTCTCGCTAGCGGTAGCGCTCTCGATGCTAGACTCTGTCTCGCTGGCAATAACAGACCCGGTTTCGCTGGCTGTAACGGTCTCAATCGCAGACTCGGTCTCGCTGGCAGTGACGGTCTCAGTGACGGCCTCGGTCTCGCTGGCGGTAGCGGTCTCAGTCACACTGACAACAGCAGACTCGGTCTCGCTGGCAGTGACGGTCTCAGTGACGGCCTCGGTCTCGCTGGCGGTAGCGGTCTCAGTCACACTGACAACAGCAGACTCAGTTtcgctggcggtggcggtctcAGTGACGGCCTCGGTCTCGCTGGCGGTAGCGGTCTCAGTCACACTGACAACAGCAGACTCAGTTtcgctggcggtggcggtctcAGTGACGGCCTCGGTCTCGCTGGCGGTAGCGGTCTCAGTCACACTGACAACAGCAGACTCGGTCTCGCTAGCGGTGGCAGTGGCAGTCTCGGTggtctcatcatcctcgcaGTAGCTTTCAGTCTCAGTGGCAGTCTCGCTAACAGTAGTAACCTCAGTCTCGCTAGCGGTCAGAGTAGCActggcggtgatggtctcGGCTTCGCTGGCAGTAGCAGACTCGGTAGCAGACTCGGTCGCAGTGACGGTCTCTGTTCCACTCGCAgtctcggtggcggtggcagtctcgctggtggtggtctcgtCATCCTCGCAATAGCTCTCAGTCTCAGTGGCAGTCTCGGTGGCAGTGGCAGACTCGGTGAGAGTAGGGCTGGTGGTAATGGTCTCAGTCTCGGTGACAGTGGCGGACTCGGTGACAGACTCGGTGGCGGACTCAGTGACAGACTCGGTGGCAGACTCAGCGGTGCTGGACTCGGTAGAGATGGTGCTTGTGGTGGTCGGGATGATATCGGTCACGGTCACACTCTCAGTCTCAGTACTGGTAAAATCCTCAGTGTAGGTGATGCCAGTAGGCTCAGCAGAGGTTTCAacggttgtggtggtgatgtcagGCTcgttggcggtgatggtctcAGTCTCGGTGACGGTCTCGCTGGCAGTGGCAGACTCAGTGGCAGACTCGGTAGAGATGGTGCTGGACTCGGTAGAGGTGGCGCTGGTCTCGGTAGAGGTGGCGCTGGTCTCGGTAGAGGAGACGGTAGTACTGCTGGTctcggtggaggagatggtaGTGCTGACAGTGGTGCTGCTCACAGTGGTGGAAGAAGTGGTGGAAGAAGTGGTGCTCAAGatggtggagctggagctggtaGGCTTGGGGATACCACGCTTGATGCAAAGTTTCTGCCCAAGTCCGAGGATGTTGCAGTTGAGACCAGGATTGAAGGCATTGAGATCGCTGAGATCAATACCGGCACGGGCAGCAATCTGATAGCAGTAGTCACCAGACTTGACACTATACTCACGCACGCAAGCGGTCGGTGTGGGAGCCGGGGGCGTGACGGTGTGGGTGTAGCCACCCAAAAGGCTTCGAGCATACTGGTAGTAGTTCAATCCAGCTGGGCTGGAGCCTGAAACGATGTTTCTCGCGCCATAGGTGGCATCATAGATCATGACACCACCAAACGCAGCCCTGCCCTTGAACTTGTTGATGACAGTTCGGAGGTTGGTGGGCGTGAGGTAGCCACTCGCCTCACCGTTTTGAACAGCATTGGTACTTCCAGGCAATCCAATGAAAATCTTTGCACCACTGCTGGCGGTCGATTGGAGATGCGAGGCCCAAGCGTcaaagttgttgttggtgacgcCATGGCATCCTGGGTTGTTGTAAAACTGGACGAACAGAAGGTCAAACTTGCTGTTCTTGATGATGTGCTTCATCTTGTAATACGGATCGTTCAGAGGGCATTCGGGAGCGGCGGTAATCAGGAACTGgcggttgtttgggttgagtTGTGGTGTCGCCATGAACTGGCGCAGACTGCTAATCATGGCGATATAGCCCTTTGACTGGTTTGCGTCTTCATGAATCTGTTAGCCAATCACGGCGCTATCATGAGCAGTCAAGGTTAAGCTTACCGTAGCTCTTCTCGATATCGAAGTCAAACCCATCAAAGACGAAgttctcctcgccctcttcggCATTGAGGTAGTAATCATCAAACGGTCTTGGGACGATGGAGCCGGCGATGCGAGGACCGAAGGCTTGCCACACGAACAAGGCAAAGCGACGTCCTTCGGCTTCGTTGCTGAGGTCGTAGTTGGCGGTCGTCTTCCACTCTCCACCAATGGAGAGAAggaccttcttgcccttcttttGGCAGTATCTGATGTCGGCAGCGATCTTTCCGCAGTCGGACTGgacgttggtgttggcaCCGTTGTACTTGTAGTACACTCCATCGCAGTGGCTTCCAAAGTTGGTACCCGGCCAGTTGGCTCCCGAGGGGTCCTGGGAGGGGGACTTGTTGAGGAAACCAACGGTAACATAGTCGAATCCAGAAGCATCACAGAAGGTGGAAAGCCTTGAGCCGGCGGTCTGACCCCAGTAGACATTGACTTCGGGAGCAGCAAAAGCGGGAGCCGCGGCCAGGGCGGCAACGACGAGAGTCTTGGTGAACATTATGGAGGTTGACGGAATATTAATAACACGGGGTATGTGTGTAAACAAAAAGAGCGTCTGGTCAACGATGACCGTAGTAGTAATGAGTGGATGGTGCTGCGATAGCACAACGAAAGGACGCAAACAAGATGTTTGCACGGCTGAAAGAGCACGCCGCCGTCGAGAGTTGACTTGGAGAGGACCAAGAGACGTGAAGGGCGAGAACCTTCGCCCAAAGTGGGCGGCGCGCCCTTTTTGATGCCTCCTGCTTCCCAACTCGGCATGGCTCCAGGATCGTGGGATTCCTCCTGCATCAACCTTCCGTCACCCAACGCTCGGTTCAGATCTGGCGCTCTCAGCCAGTTGTCCGGGTCGGCCTCCGCGTGTGAGGACGGGTGCAAGGAATAGTGTGTGGGTGGGAAATGAGCACATGCATGGCAACCCTACCCCGATCCCAGGCGCGCGCTGTCAGCGATACATCGTGGACGTCTGCCCTCGGTGCGGTGATACAATACTGGAGAGCCATAATTATGCCCCCAGAGCCTGGTCACCATCGTTGACGGATGAGAAGAACAGAATGATCCTGTGTCAACATTATTAGCTTCCGGCCGTCCAACATACTCTGTCCCTCTTGAACTCCCCAGATGATCATCTCCATACCTGTTGCCCCCAAGATGCGGGCATATTGTGTACCTGCTTTTCACTGGCAGGTTCTTGCTTGGTCGATTTCAATAATGTGCCCCAAAACAGCAGGAGCCCCTGCCAAGAAGATGTTGGGTTCTGCATATGTGCGGGGACAGCAGCCGTGACCCCGGTTTGAGCGCAACACCATGCCAAAAGCAGATGGAATTCCTTGGGTGTGCTGCTGCGAGGGCCTTGTGCTCCTTACCGGGCTGACTCGACGTGTTAGCGCCGGTCTGGAAAAACCCTCGTTGGTCACTGAGCAAAAGACTATTTGGGAGTAatatgagggaggggaccgAAGGGATGCCGAAATTCCTGTCTTCTCAGAAACCCACGCTGCGGTGCCTGACGATCGAGAGACTCCTGGTATTTTCCACCATTCGATCTTTGATACCTGTCTTGTCTCCGACTCTTCTGGTGGTTTTTGGGGTTCCTTAGTAAGTGAGGCTCTGCGCTGATCGCCGCGGCCAGCCTGGGAGCCTCGCGCGTGGAGTCCACCATTGAAGAACCGAGAGAGCTTGACCATCTTGGCGAGCACAGACCGGATCCTTTTCTAACCTCATATCAACTCGACCAATACCATGATACCGtgaaaaataaaaggaaaCCTCCAATCTGGGGCATCGACATCTCAGGATCGCGGTTCAAAAAACCCGATGATGGGTGAGGGAAGATGGCATTTTCATGTCAGGTACCCGGCCGTCAGACGTTGGTGGCTTCTCCAGCTGCAGCCCGTATTTTTGTGGAACCCCTCAGAGACGGATAGCGCGTCCGGTGCAGCCGCCGAATCCTGCAGCCacctctcatcaccaccgggcTACCCGTCCCGAAAGTGTGAACGCCCCTGCATTCCTTCtgccccccatcatcatgccaTCTCGGCCCTGGCGCAAGACTTCACGTTGCACAGATTTGATAATAAAACCGCAATTAAGGCTGTCATTGAAAGCGCCGCAAACCCGCCAAGCGAGCCTGGTGGAAGGATGTGCTGAAAATagcctctttctcttccgGGTAAACCGGTAGCGAAGCGTGCTGAAATCTCCGGACTCTGACCGCGATGCTGTTTTGACACCACCTTTTGACAGCTGGCCAATGGCCACTTGTGCGCAGTCCCCCAGTAACAAACACAAGTCCCCGACATTTTAAAGCACCTGGCAAAATGGACGAGCCGGAGATGTCTCTTCAAGGCCGAGACCGCAAAAGTTCTCGACCCTGGAGTATGCCTCGGTCCCCGTCCGAGCACGTCGAGCCTTGGACCTCGCTGCCCAAGGTGGAGCAGAGATAGGGGTGCTGGAACAACGGGAATGTGACAGAGCTTTCGGTGTACAAACGTCATGTTTCCTGGTGCTGTTGAGCTGGTAGCAATGATAGACATGAGGAGCTCGATCTTACAGAGTAAATCAAGACGGGCACGATTTGCCTTTATCGGGACGTCGTCCTCCCAAACAATAAATGTGTTCCTAGGACACATGCTGGCAGTCACCCTAAATCCTCAACTCGTTTAGTCCAAATCTATGATGAtaagaaaaaggagggaaaAGCCAGCACCGGGTGCCCCGATGCCAGAACGCAGAATGCCCAATGTAAAAGCCTCGAATAAAACCGAGTAAGGTAGTCCCAATTTCATAGTGTTGGCCTGCAGAATTTCGTCTGTGGCCCTGTTCTCTAGATGACAAGCGAAGCTATCACAGCAGCCGCTTGAAGCGTTGTTAGTTAGGTGGCCGCGTAATGCTTTCTTTGTCGGAAAGACGTCCATGCCTAGCGGGAAGAGACTCTCTCTCTAGAAAATCGGCACCACGATATCGAACAGCAGCCAGATCCTCTTACTCCTGTTGTTGTATGTATAGACCTTGGAGCACCTTCCTCAAGACCTGAAGCCTGAGCCATGCTTGGACCACCAGGAGGCTATCCTCCGGGACCGACTCACCTCacccgccgccctcccccacctGCCCTTAATAAGAGCAAGCTCGACAGCTCCTTCCAACAAAATTCTGTACAGTCACCACAGTGTTTGGTCAGGTGGTCTGGTGCCTTGCTCTgtaaacaccaccactcagGTTCAAAACACTGCAGGTTCAACCCCTGTAGTGGGCGCTCTCTGCAGTAATCGCCGATTTCCTGGTTGCTTGACTCCTATGTTCGCTCACTCTGTAGGCCGCGCTGGGGGATAGTGGGTTCGGGGGATCGATCAGACCGGTgattctctctttttctttttttctttttttccttttctcttttttttctttttcttttttttgggggtattttcttttctcttttgtctATAGCTTCGACTTTTCTTGGAGGTTTTCTGTCTCTCTGAATTGTCATCCGACTTAATGTTCTCTTCCATGTTGGACAACTTGGAATACAGTGGCTATAGCTCCAGCTATCTGTTCGACTTCGTCCCAACCAACTTCCGCATATCCGTCATGAAAAGCCTTTGCCAGTCAGGTACTTTAGGCTTGCCTTTAACATCGCACAGACGGAAAGACGATACAATTAAGTCCATTGTTACGGTGCCCTTCTGGTTCCAGACATGCCTTTGTCGAACTTCAAGGAAAGCATCGTTGAGCAAATCCATCTCTAGGTATCTATATGTTGGATTCCTAGTTGATGAACTTGCCGAAGACTGCTCCGTTTTCTCAATACTGTATCTGTTTAGTTGCATATCAACCAAATGAAAAATATTGTTCGGGATTTAGTTCTTGATCAGACGCCTTGCGTTGCCTGTGTGTACTTGGCTAATCTAGTCTTGAAGACCCAATACCTTGTGATCTGTTTACCTTATCACCCTTCGCGATAAATCTCCGTAAAATCCCCATACGATGATGGGCATTGGATGAGATTCGCGGTAGCCAA from Podospora pseudoanserina strain CBS 124.78 chromosome 1, whole genome shotgun sequence includes:
- the CHT2_1 gene encoding Chitinase 2 (EggNog:ENOG503NVBP; COG:G; CAZy:GH18), producing MFTKTLVVAALAAAPAFAAPEVNVYWGQTAGSRLSTFCDASGFDYVTVGFLNKSPSQDPSGANWPGTNFGSHCDGVYYKYNGANTNVQSDCGKIAADIRYCQKKGKKVLLSIGGEWKTTANYDLSNEAEGRRFALFVWQAFGPRIAGSIVPRPFDDYYLNAEEGEENFVFDGFDFDIEKSYDANQSKGYIAMISSLRQFMATPQLNPNNRQFLITAAPECPLNDPYYKMKHIIKNSKFDLLFVQFYNNPGCHGVTNNNFDAWASHLQSTASSGAKIFIGLPGSTNAVQNGEASGYLTPTNLRTVINKFKGRAAFGGVMIYDATYGARNIVSGSSPAGLNYYQYARSLLGGYTHTVTPPAPTPTACVREYSVKSGDYCYQIAARAGIDLSDLNAFNPGLNCNILGLGQKLCIKRGIPKPTSSSSTILSTTSSTTVSSTTVSTTISSTETSSTTVSSTETSATSTETSATSTESSTISTESATESATASETVTETETITANEPDITTTTVETSAEPTGITYTEDFTSTETESVTVTDIIPTTTSTISTESSTAESATESVTESATESVTESATVTETETITTSPTLTESATATEKTVTATESATESATASEAETITASATLTASETEVTTVSETATETESYCEDDETTETATATASETESETATASETEAVTETATASETESAVVSVTETATASETEAVTETATASETESAVVSVTETATASETEAVTETVTASETESAVVSVTETATASETEAVTETVTASETESAIETVTASETGSVIASETESSIESATASETGSVIASETETLPASETTTDGPVITPSESFTTSTIYSTTTFTVTSCEPSVTSCPGRVVTKTIAIGTTVCPVTTTDAPVITSSSSLPAGYTTSTIYSTKTLTLTSCAPTVTNCPAGSTTTVVVPIGTTVCPISEAEATSTPVPAVPGVETSSKPAIKVITDVPAEEETTTSTTTFVQQLTTIITVPKPDVTATSKPAGGDEGVVVKPTPSGGFPYSSGYVKPIASATQQPVTAGAGRNGVVLGGVIAAALVLAF